The following proteins are co-located in the Hevea brasiliensis isolate MT/VB/25A 57/8 chromosome 11, ASM3005281v1, whole genome shotgun sequence genome:
- the LOC110657147 gene encoding aquaporin NIP1-2, which yields MADEISGTNGKHGVVLDVEGDNPCYPPPPCNDRPPCASKTKEDSILSISVPFIQKLIAEVVGTYFLIFAGCTAVAVNLNFDKEVTLPGISIVWGLAVMVLVYSVGHISGAHFNPAVTLAFATCKRFPWKEVPAYIACQVIGSTLAAGTIRLIFTGKQDQFTGTMPAGSDMQSFVVEFIITFYLMFIISGVATDNRAIGELAGLAVGSTVLLNVLFAGPISGASMNPARSLGPAIVSSQYKGIWVYLISPILGAQAGAWAYNMIRYTDKPLREITKSASFLKSTGRA from the exons ATGGCTGATGAGATCTCAGGAACTAATGGTAAGCATGGGGTTGTGTTGGATGTTGAGGGTGATAATCCTTGTTATCCTCCTCCACCTTGTAATGACCGTCCACCTTGTGCTTCCAAAACCAAGGAAGATTCAATCTTAAGCATCTCTGTACCTTTCATTCAAAAG TTGATAGCTGAGGTGGTAGGCACGTATTTCTTGATATTCGCCGGATGTACAGCGGTGGCGGTGAATTTGAACTTCGACAAGGAGGTGACACTTCCAGGAATATCAATAGTTTGGGGATTAGCTGTGATGGTCTTGGTTTACTCTGTTGGTCACATCTCTGGTGCCCATTTCAACCCTGCTGTCACTCTTGCCTTTGCCACCTGCAAGAGATTTCCCTGGAAAGAG GTGCCTGCTTATATAGCATGTCAAGTCATAGGATCAACACTAGCAGCTGGAACAATTCGATTAATTTTTACAGGGAAGCAAGATCAATTCACAGGAACAATGCCAGCTGGATCAGATATGCAATCCTTTGTAGTTGAGTTcataatcacattttatctcatgtTTATCATATCAGGCGTCGCTACCGATAACCGAGCT ATTGGTGAACTTGCTGGACTTGCTGTAGGTTCTACAGTTCTCCTAAATGTGCTTTTTGCAGG GCCAATTTCAGGGGCATCAATGAACCCAGCAAGAAGCTTGGGGCCTGCAATTGTATCATCTCAATACAAGGGGATATGGGTTTATCTTATATCGCCGATTCTTGGTGCTCAAGCAGGTGCATGGGCGTATAACATGATTAGGTATACAGATAAGCCTCTGAGAGAGATCACCAAGAGTGCTTCATTCCTCAAGAGTACAGGACGTGCTTGA
- the LOC131170278 gene encoding histone deacetylase HDT2-like, whose protein sequence is MTKLDSIEPKPKMKIIEPNKDDKPNEEIDNSSDDYSDDNDSCYDQGMIANYEDEEDDESDDEDEKEPMVLKAYQGKKISAELTKKTPSTLHPPKETIKSPTNNDKKKEQNKKIFACASCNKSFGSEVALQSRMKAKHNALQTLQGPNPPLLLFQPVPPMLLL, encoded by the exons ATGACTAAACTTGATTCCATTGAACCTAAGCCAAAGATGAAAATCATAGAGCCAAACAAAGATGACAAACCTAATGAAGAGATTGATAATAGTAGTGATGACTATTCTGATGATAATGACTCTTGTTATGATCAGGGCATGATAGCAAATTATGAGGATGAAGAGGATGATGAAAGTGATGATGAGGATGAGAAAGAACCAATGGTGTTAAAGGCTTATCAAGGGAAGAAGATATCTGCGGAACTTACTAAGAAAACTCCCT CAACTCTTCACCCTCCAAAGGAAACTATAAAAAGTCCTACTAACAATGACAAGAAAAAGGAGCAAAATAAAAAAATCTTTGCATGTGCATCTTGCAACAAATCATTTGGCTCCGAAGTTGCTTTACAATCTCGTATGAAAGCTAAGCACAATGCTTTACAAACTCTTCAAGGGCCTAACCCACCACTTTTATTGTTCCAACCAGTACCACCAATGTTGCTATTGTAG